The following coding sequences are from one Ursus arctos isolate Adak ecotype North America unplaced genomic scaffold, UrsArc2.0 scaffold_23, whole genome shotgun sequence window:
- the FGF19 gene encoding fibroblast growth factor 19: MRSAPSRCAVARALVLAGLCLAAAGRPLAFSDAGPHVHYGWGEPIRLRHLYTAGPHGLSSCFLRIRADGGVDCARGQSAHSLVEIRAVALRTVAIKGVHSVRYLCMGADGRMQGLPQYSAGDCAFEEEIRPDGYNVYRSKKHRLPVSLSSAKQRQLYKDRGFLPLSHFLPMLPGSPAEPRELQDHAESDGFSAPLETDSMDPFGIAAKMGLVKSPSFQK; the protein is encoded by the exons ATGCGGAGCGCGCCGAGCCGGTGCGCGGTAGCCCGCGCCCTGGTCCTAGCCGGCCTCTGCCTGGCCGCAGCCGGGCGCCCCCTAGCCTTCTCGGACGCGGGGCCGCACGTGCACTACGGCTGGGGTGAGCCCATCCGCCTACGGCACCTGTACACCGCCGGCCCCCACGGCCTCTCCAGCTGCTTCCTGCGCATCCGTGCCGACGGCGGGGTTGACTGCGCGCGGGGCCAGAGCGCGCACA GTTTGGTGGAGATCAGGGCAGTCGCTCTGCGGACCGTCGCCATCAAGGGCGTGCACAGCGTCCGGTACCTCTGCATGGGCGCCGACGGCAGGATGCAAGGGCTG CCTCAGTACTCCGCGGGGGACTGTGCTTTCGAGGAGGAGATCCGCCCCGACGGCTACAATGTGTACCGGTCCAAGAAGCAccgtctccctgtctctctgagcAGCGCCAAACAGAGGCAGCTGTACAAGGACAGAGGCTTTCTGCCCCTGTCCCACTTCTTGCCCATGCTGCCTGGGagcccagcagagcccagggaaCTCCAGGACCACGCGGAGTCGGACGGGTTTTCTGCACCCCTAGAAACAGACAGCATGGACCCTTTTGGGATCGCCGCCAAAATGGGACTAGTGAAGAGTCCCAGCTTCCAGAAATAA